One window from the genome of Faecalibacterium sp. HTF-F encodes:
- a CDS encoding ABC transporter permease: MVPYLAKRIGRSILTLFIIVTLVFCLLRLMPVEGYFANYEKMTEAQIQAGLQSMGLLDPLPVQIGHFWRDALHGDLGVSHIYKLNAPVTKILAQKLPISIEMGVLAMLLSLIFGIPLGLLMGRCKGRWPDKLGTAVIVLIQAVPAAVYFLYIQMYGTTAMGVGLLFDAANWHYWVLPVCSMSLANLAFYAMWLRRYMVDESNKDYVKLARAKGVSESGIALHHIFRNAMVPLVQYIPSAFLNTVVGSIYIESLYSIPGMGGLLVTCVQRHDNTMVQGIVLLYACVGIIGLILGDVLMVLLDPRIHFGRKEGGR; this comes from the coding sequence ATGGTGCCATATCTCGCAAAACGCATCGGGCGCTCGATTCTGACCCTGTTCATCATCGTGACGCTGGTGTTCTGCCTGCTGCGGCTCATGCCGGTAGAGGGCTACTTTGCCAACTACGAAAAAATGACCGAGGCACAGATCCAGGCCGGACTGCAGTCCATGGGTCTGCTGGACCCGCTGCCGGTGCAGATCGGTCATTTCTGGCGGGACGCACTGCACGGTGATCTGGGCGTGAGCCACATTTACAAGCTCAACGCTCCCGTGACCAAGATCCTTGCCCAGAAGCTGCCCATTTCCATCGAAATGGGTGTGCTGGCCATGCTGCTCAGCCTGATTTTCGGCATCCCGCTGGGCCTGCTCATGGGCCGGTGCAAGGGCCGCTGGCCGGATAAGTTGGGCACAGCCGTCATCGTGCTCATTCAGGCCGTGCCTGCCGCCGTGTACTTTTTGTACATTCAGATGTACGGCACCACCGCCATGGGCGTGGGCCTGCTGTTCGATGCCGCCAACTGGCACTATTGGGTGCTGCCGGTGTGCAGCATGAGCCTTGCAAACCTTGCGTTCTACGCCATGTGGCTGCGCCGCTACATGGTGGACGAAAGCAACAAGGATTACGTAAAGCTGGCCCGGGCCAAGGGCGTGAGCGAGAGCGGCATTGCCCTGCATCACATCTTCCGCAACGCCATGGTGCCGCTGGTGCAGTACATCCCCTCCGCATTTCTGAACACTGTCGTCGGCTCCATTTACATCGAGAGCCTGTACAGCATCCCGGGCATGGGCGGTCTGCTGGTCACCTGCGTGCAGCGCCACGACAACACCATGGTGCAGGGCATCGTGCTGCTGTATGCCTGCGTGGGTATTATCGGCCTGATTTTAGGCGATGTGCTCATGGTTCTCCTGGACCCCCGCATCCACTTTGGCAGGAAGGAAGGTGGCCGCTGA
- a CDS encoding class I adenylate-forming enzyme family protein, whose amino-acid sequence MTTEQREPLYASTAKPWLKYYDQKYIDMPLPKCSAFEYLCHQNKNHLSETALEYYGRKFTFADLFVNVKKTAAAFRALGVKKGDIITVVSVMTPEVIYAFYAVDMIGATLNLVDPRYSVEGIHEYIEEVDSRLLICLNVTYERCHKAEKRTNVERVLVISPADSLPLHLAVGYKLTNPDKNRYKSNVIHWKDFIAQGKNQSMNAEPYDPQHACVVVHTGGTTGSPKGVMLTDDSFNSLAHEFIAQSNLFCRGQKLMNVMPPFIAYGYACGVHMPLVMGLHVVIIPNLDPDKLGALIWKHKPEHMFGVPAHYQQMAASPLLKKKKDLSFIRNYAAGGDSLPLGAELTVNEFLKAHNVEYPLAKGYGMTEVASAATVAAGNVTKPGSVGIPMLNTVVSIFEPGTETELPIGERGEICICTPTVMKGYYNKPDETDMILRRHADGQIWAHTGDVGYMDEDGFVYLDSRIKRMIIRHDGFKVFPSMIENVISRHPAVHQCSVVGCTDKDHVQGRLPFVYVVLDPEADKKKRQIVRELRQLCKEELPEYVQPVSYKFISEMPMTPVGKVDYRKLEEEITPRDY is encoded by the coding sequence ATGACTACTGAACAGCGTGAACCGCTCTATGCGTCCACTGCGAAGCCCTGGCTGAAGTACTATGACCAGAAATACATCGACATGCCTCTTCCCAAGTGCAGCGCCTTTGAGTATCTCTGCCATCAGAACAAGAACCATCTGAGCGAGACCGCTCTGGAGTATTATGGCCGTAAATTCACCTTTGCAGACCTCTTTGTGAATGTCAAGAAAACCGCTGCCGCCTTCCGTGCTCTCGGCGTGAAGAAGGGCGACATCATCACCGTTGTCAGTGTGATGACCCCCGAGGTGATCTACGCCTTCTACGCTGTCGATATGATCGGCGCAACGCTGAATCTGGTGGACCCGCGCTACAGCGTTGAGGGCATCCACGAGTACATCGAGGAGGTGGATTCCCGCCTGCTGATCTGCCTGAATGTGACCTATGAGCGCTGCCACAAGGCAGAAAAGCGCACCAATGTGGAGCGTGTTCTGGTCATCAGCCCCGCAGACTCCCTGCCGCTGCATCTGGCCGTCGGCTACAAGCTGACCAACCCCGATAAGAACCGCTACAAGTCCAACGTGATCCACTGGAAGGACTTTATTGCACAGGGCAAGAATCAGAGCATGAACGCCGAACCCTACGACCCGCAGCACGCCTGCGTGGTGGTGCACACCGGCGGCACCACCGGTTCGCCCAAGGGCGTTATGCTGACCGACGACAGCTTCAACTCTCTGGCCCACGAATTCATTGCCCAGAGCAACCTGTTCTGCCGCGGCCAGAAGCTGATGAACGTCATGCCTCCGTTCATTGCCTACGGCTATGCCTGCGGCGTGCATATGCCGCTGGTCATGGGCCTGCACGTTGTCATCATCCCCAATCTGGACCCCGACAAGCTGGGGGCACTGATCTGGAAGCACAAGCCCGAGCACATGTTCGGCGTTCCGGCTCACTACCAGCAGATGGCAGCATCTCCGCTGCTCAAGAAGAAGAAGGATCTCTCCTTCATCCGCAACTATGCCGCTGGCGGCGACTCGCTACCGCTGGGCGCTGAGCTGACCGTGAACGAGTTCCTGAAGGCACACAACGTGGAGTATCCGCTGGCCAAGGGCTACGGCATGACCGAAGTCGCTTCTGCCGCTACCGTTGCCGCCGGCAATGTGACCAAGCCCGGCAGCGTGGGCATCCCCATGCTGAATACGGTGGTGTCCATCTTCGAGCCCGGCACCGAGACCGAGCTGCCCATCGGGGAGCGCGGCGAGATCTGCATCTGCACCCCCACCGTCATGAAGGGCTACTACAACAAGCCCGATGAGACCGATATGATCCTGCGCCGCCATGCAGACGGCCAGATCTGGGCACACACCGGCGATGTCGGCTACATGGACGAGGACGGCTTTGTGTATCTGGACTCCCGCATCAAGCGCATGATCATCCGTCACGATGGCTTCAAGGTGTTCCCGTCCATGATCGAGAACGTCATCAGCCGCCATCCGGCTGTGCATCAGTGCTCGGTGGTGGGCTGCACCGACAAGGACCATGTGCAGGGTCGCCTGCCCTTCGTCTACGTGGTGCTGGACCCGGAGGCCGACAAAAAGAAGCGCCAGATCGTGCGCGAGCTGCGCCAGCTGTGCAAGGAAGAGCTGCCGGAGTACGTGCAGCCGGTGAGCTACAAGTTCATCAGCGAAATGCCGATGACCCCCGTTGGCAAGGTGGACTACCGCAAGCTGGAGGAAGAGATCACTCCCCGCGATTATTGA
- a CDS encoding ATP-binding cassette domain-containing protein codes for MENEREVLVEVNHLNVTYGSGRSTYHAVQDASFKIYKGETFGLVGESGSGKTTIGRAILRILPTSGGDILYKGQKINGRISHQLDRQIIKEIQMIFQDPQSSLNERAKVSYIVGEGLQNVRPDLTAAQREERVRQALRDVGLLPEFASRFPHEFSGGQRQRIGIARALIVEPEFIVADEPISALDMSIRAQVLNLLRHLQKERGITYLFIAHDLSVMRYISDRIAVIHKGRIVELAGAEELTAHAIHPYTRSLLSAIPMPDPRRERQKKLLVYDPAMHDYSRETPQWRELRPEHFVLCSAAEAEQWLPR; via the coding sequence ATGGAAAATGAACGCGAAGTTCTTGTGGAAGTGAACCACCTGAACGTGACCTACGGCTCCGGCCGCAGCACCTATCATGCCGTGCAGGACGCCAGCTTTAAAATTTATAAGGGCGAGACCTTCGGCCTTGTGGGCGAGAGCGGCAGCGGCAAGACCACCATCGGCCGGGCCATCCTGCGCATCCTGCCCACCTCCGGCGGTGACATCCTCTATAAAGGCCAGAAGATCAACGGCAGGATCAGCCATCAGCTGGACCGGCAGATCATCAAGGAGATCCAGATGATCTTTCAGGACCCGCAGTCCTCGCTGAATGAACGCGCCAAGGTGAGCTACATCGTGGGCGAGGGCCTGCAGAACGTCCGGCCCGACCTCACCGCCGCCCAGCGGGAGGAGCGGGTAAGGCAGGCTTTGCGGGACGTGGGCCTGCTGCCGGAATTTGCTTCCCGCTTTCCTCACGAGTTTTCCGGCGGGCAGCGCCAGCGCATCGGTATCGCCCGGGCGCTGATCGTGGAGCCGGAGTTCATCGTTGCCGATGAGCCCATCAGCGCACTGGATATGTCCATCCGCGCGCAGGTGCTGAACCTTTTGCGCCATTTACAAAAAGAACGCGGCATCACCTATCTATTCATCGCCCACGACCTGTCCGTGATGCGCTACATCTCCGACCGCATCGCCGTGATCCACAAGGGCCGCATCGTGGAGCTGGCCGGGGCCGAAGAGCTGACGGCCCATGCCATCCACCCCTACACCCGCAGCCTGCTTTCCGCCATTCCCATGCCGGACCCCCGCCGGGAGCGGCAGAAAAAGCTGCTGGTCTACGACCCCGCCATGCACGACTACTCCAGAGAGACCCCCCAGTGGCGCGAACTGCGGCCTGAACATTTTGTGCTGTGCAGCGCCGCCGAAGCGGAGCAGTGGCTGCCGCGCTGA
- a CDS encoding ABC transporter ATP-binding protein: MEHHPLILSAKDVNIQFDLRGKVLHAIRGIDLDLYQGEVLAIVGESGSGKSVFTKSIMGLLDANGSITGGTIDYYGMADGKPLRLSDLRTEKDWLRVRGREIAMVMQDPMTSLNPLKTIGAQIMEAVTLHQGLKGAAAREKTLGYLRDVGISEPEKRFKQYPHEFSGGMRQRVVIAIAAACSPKILICDEPTTALDVTIQAQILQLLKKMQVKYDLTILLITHDLGVVANIADRVAVMYAGDIVEIGTADEIYYDPRHPYTWALLSSMPQMGVKGEDLFNIVGTPPNLFAEIRGDAFAPRNPQALKIDFVRRPPYFTVSPTHKAKTWLLDPRAPRVEPPAAVKMLREEGL, translated from the coding sequence ATGGAACATCACCCGCTCATTCTCTCCGCAAAAGATGTCAACATCCAGTTCGATCTGCGTGGAAAAGTGCTGCATGCCATCCGGGGCATCGACCTCGACCTCTATCAGGGCGAAGTGCTCGCCATCGTGGGCGAGAGCGGCTCCGGCAAGAGCGTGTTCACCAAGAGTATCATGGGCCTTCTGGACGCCAACGGCTCCATCACCGGGGGCACCATCGATTACTACGGCATGGCGGACGGCAAGCCGCTGCGCCTTTCTGACCTCAGAACCGAAAAGGACTGGCTGCGGGTACGCGGCCGTGAGATCGCCATGGTCATGCAGGACCCCATGACCAGCCTGAACCCGCTGAAGACCATCGGGGCACAGATCATGGAAGCCGTCACCCTGCATCAGGGCCTGAAGGGCGCTGCCGCAAGGGAAAAGACGCTGGGATACCTGCGGGATGTGGGCATCTCGGAGCCGGAAAAGCGCTTTAAGCAGTACCCGCACGAGTTCTCCGGCGGGATGCGCCAGCGGGTGGTGATCGCCATTGCAGCGGCCTGCAGCCCCAAAATTCTGATCTGCGATGAGCCCACCACCGCACTGGACGTGACCATTCAGGCCCAGATTTTGCAGCTGCTCAAAAAAATGCAGGTCAAGTACGATCTGACCATCCTGCTCATCACCCACGACCTTGGCGTGGTGGCCAACATTGCCGACCGGGTCGCCGTGATGTACGCGGGCGACATCGTGGAGATCGGCACCGCCGACGAGATCTACTACGACCCCCGCCACCCCTATACATGGGCACTGCTGTCCAGTATGCCCCAGATGGGCGTGAAGGGCGAGGACCTGTTCAACATCGTGGGCACACCGCCGAACCTGTTTGCGGAGATCCGCGGCGACGCCTTTGCGCCCCGCAACCCGCAGGCGCTCAAGATCGATTTTGTCAGGCGCCCGCCTTACTTTACCGTATCCCCCACCCACAAGGCCAAAACATGGCTGCTGGACCCGCGGGCACCCAGAGTCGAGCCGCCGGCTGCGGTGAAAATGCTGCGAGAGGAGGGGCTGTAA
- a CDS encoding ABC transporter permease has protein sequence MLSFLKRERSRLLEDKLNAAQAQHTAGWEALPEDELFTPAGFSEAQAEATASSNYSYWGSTFRAFFKNRFAVVLLVALAAVVAFAFIQPHLPGQADPNLCAVDPATGIQYRNIAPGQDGFIWGSNSIGQDLWARIWAGARTSLTIAFFVALIEAVVGITAGVLWGYVRGLDPVFTELYNIFDNIPTAIVLILISYVATPSIWTMVLGMAIKGWIEMARFIRNQILIIRDRDYNVASRCLGTPTVRIVLRNLLPYLVSVIMLRMALTIPEAIGNEVFITYIGLGLSVETPSLGNLVNDGRKVMMQAGLRYQLLYPTLILSFVTIAFYLIGNAFSDAADPKNHLQ, from the coding sequence ATGCTCTCTTTTCTCAAACGTGAACGCTCCCGGCTGCTGGAAGACAAGCTCAACGCCGCGCAGGCACAACACACTGCCGGATGGGAGGCTCTGCCCGAAGACGAGCTGTTCACCCCCGCCGGGTTCAGCGAGGCGCAGGCCGAAGCCACTGCCAGCTCCAACTACAGCTACTGGGGCAGCACCTTCCGCGCCTTTTTCAAGAACAGGTTCGCGGTGGTTCTGCTGGTGGCACTGGCAGCTGTGGTGGCCTTTGCCTTCATCCAGCCCCACCTGCCCGGTCAGGCAGACCCGAACCTCTGCGCCGTGGACCCCGCCACCGGCATCCAGTACCGCAACATTGCCCCCGGGCAGGACGGCTTTATCTGGGGTTCCAACTCCATCGGGCAGGACCTGTGGGCACGCATCTGGGCCGGTGCACGCACCAGCCTGACCATCGCCTTTTTCGTGGCCCTCATTGAAGCGGTGGTGGGCATCACCGCCGGTGTGCTGTGGGGCTATGTGCGTGGACTGGATCCCGTGTTCACCGAGTTGTACAACATCTTTGATAACATCCCCACCGCCATTGTGCTGATCCTGATCTCTTACGTAGCAACGCCCAGCATCTGGACCATGGTCCTTGGCATGGCCATCAAGGGCTGGATCGAAATGGCACGCTTCATCCGCAACCAGATCCTCATTATCCGCGACCGGGATTATAATGTAGCGTCCCGCTGCCTCGGCACACCCACTGTGCGCATCGTACTGCGCAACCTGCTGCCCTATCTCGTCTCGGTCATCATGCTGCGCATGGCCCTCACCATCCCGGAAGCCATCGGCAACGAGGTGTTCATCACCTACATCGGCCTCGGGCTTTCGGTGGAGACGCCTTCGCTGGGCAATCTGGTCAACGATGGCCGCAAGGTGATGATGCAGGCCGGGCTGCGCTACCAGCTGCTGTACCCCACCCTCATCCTGAGCTTTGTCACCATTGCGTTCTACCTGATCGGCAACGCCTTCTCGGACGCCGCCGACCCGAAGAATCATCTGCAGTAA
- a CDS encoding amino acid ABC transporter ATP-binding/permease protein, which yields MNKSNHRSPFAIVGRLIVLVKPMLPVMLAAIVMGVAGHFCATFITIFGGFGILRALGLASPVRTVGTAFACILVFALLRGVLRYAEQASNHYIAFKLLALIRDKVFGALRRLTPAKLEGRDRGDLISLITADIEALEVFYAHTISPICIACICVIGMTGFVGSWHILPALVLLAGYLLVGAALPIWSAKRGDRAAREYRQALADTNSYVLESLRGLKDTLQYQDTAARAEGITAHSETLGEKQKSLKYREGLTVALTNTLILLTVLAVLGTSLSLYQSGRLGAEGVLVCTLSALSSFGPVVALANLGVGLTQVFASADRVLDLLEEEPVTADVTDGTDTAFAGAAAEQVSFAYAEEEILHDLSLTIPEKKIVGITGRSGSGKSTFLRLLMRFWDVSGGSIRFGEQDIRRVNTAALRAQESLVTQETELFDDTIENNIRIAKRDATREEVEAACKKAALDGFIRSLPKGYDTPVGELGGALSGGERQRIGVARAFLHDAPFLLLDEPTSNLDSLNEGVILKAVRAECKDKTVLLVSHRKSTMAAADISFSVESGRLS from the coding sequence ATGAACAAGAGCAATCATCGCAGCCCCTTTGCCATTGTGGGACGGCTTATCGTACTGGTAAAGCCCATGCTGCCCGTTATGCTGGCGGCGATCGTGATGGGGGTGGCAGGCCATTTCTGCGCCACCTTCATTACGATCTTCGGCGGCTTTGGCATCCTGCGTGCGCTGGGGCTTGCAAGCCCGGTGAGGACTGTGGGCACGGCCTTTGCCTGCATTCTGGTGTTTGCGCTGCTGCGCGGCGTTCTGCGCTACGCAGAGCAGGCGTCCAACCACTACATTGCCTTTAAGCTGCTGGCCCTGATCCGCGATAAGGTGTTCGGGGCGCTGCGCCGCCTGACCCCTGCAAAGCTGGAAGGCCGTGACCGCGGCGACCTGATCTCGCTCATCACCGCCGACATCGAGGCACTGGAGGTGTTCTACGCCCACACCATTTCGCCCATCTGCATCGCGTGCATCTGCGTCATCGGCATGACGGGCTTTGTGGGCAGCTGGCACATCCTGCCTGCGCTGGTGCTGCTGGCGGGCTATCTGCTGGTGGGCGCGGCCCTGCCCATCTGGAGCGCAAAGCGCGGCGACCGTGCCGCCCGGGAGTACCGTCAGGCACTGGCCGATACCAACAGCTATGTGTTGGAAAGCCTGCGGGGCCTGAAGGATACCTTGCAGTATCAGGACACCGCAGCCCGTGCCGAGGGCATCACGGCCCACAGTGAGACGCTGGGCGAAAAACAGAAGTCCCTCAAGTACCGCGAGGGCCTGACCGTGGCCCTGACCAATACCCTGATCCTGCTCACGGTGCTGGCCGTGCTGGGCACCAGCCTGAGCCTTTACCAGAGCGGCAGACTGGGTGCCGAGGGAGTGCTGGTGTGCACCCTTTCGGCCCTGAGCTCCTTTGGCCCGGTGGTGGCACTGGCAAACCTTGGTGTGGGCCTGACGCAGGTGTTCGCCAGCGCCGACCGTGTTCTGGACCTGCTGGAGGAAGAGCCTGTCACTGCGGATGTGACCGATGGCACAGACACCGCCTTTGCGGGTGCTGCGGCAGAGCAGGTGAGCTTTGCCTATGCAGAGGAAGAAATCCTGCATGACCTGAGCCTGACCATTCCGGAAAAGAAGATCGTGGGCATCACGGGCCGTTCGGGCAGCGGAAAGTCTACCTTCCTGCGGCTGCTGATGCGATTCTGGGATGTGTCCGGCGGCAGCATCCGCTTTGGAGAACAGGACATCCGCCGAGTGAACACCGCCGCCCTGCGTGCGCAGGAGAGCCTTGTGACCCAGGAGACCGAACTGTTCGATGACACCATCGAGAACAACATCCGCATTGCAAAGCGGGATGCCACCCGGGAAGAGGTGGAAGCGGCCTGCAAAAAAGCTGCACTGGATGGCTTCATCCGCAGCCTGCCCAAGGGCTATGACACCCCGGTGGGTGAGCTGGGCGGTGCCCTTTCCGGCGGCGAGCGTCAGCGCATCGGTGTGGCGCGTGCGTTCCTGCACGATGCGCCGTTTCTGCTGCTGGACGAGCCTACCTCCAATCTGGACAGCCTGAACGAGGGGGTCATCCTCAAGGCTGTGCGGGCAGAGTGCAAAGACAAAACGGTGCTGCTGGTCTCCCACCGAAAGTCTACCATGGCGGCGGCAGACATCAGCTTTTCGGTGGAAAGCGGCCGCCTGAGCTGA
- a CDS encoding SGNH/GDSL hydrolase family protein, which produces MKNKKFASFLAAAAALVLLAMPAFAADEQTELPAAEAAEVQQGQTAAPAEQETALPADAQTAGEPEPQLTYVALGDSITSGVGLADMKYNIAQIGYDLRPNFEGYSSQCYTALVGKGLGLDRQHAINLGLPSLMSPDMLDMVQNSAMPKMNQASGSYYVYPEYQEYLRKADIISIQIGSNDALVPCIVGLGEATNWKSEQLAGLMVSGALRDFNFQKLGLFLKALNRMTLTFDESRATNRLLFRGMDEICDQAYTNVTNSLPQIVASIRALNPDAKIVLLGYTNPVPLLPAWNRYFSKLNRFAKDLAAQEGLIYVDIPRTQTAADGHPTVKGHKYIAQQILNAIQ; this is translated from the coding sequence ATGAAAAACAAAAAATTTGCCAGCTTTCTGGCCGCAGCGGCAGCGCTTGTGCTGCTGGCCATGCCTGCATTTGCTGCCGACGAACAGACGGAGCTGCCTGCCGCCGAAGCAGCAGAAGTGCAGCAGGGGCAGACTGCAGCGCCTGCCGAGCAGGAGACTGCCCTGCCCGCCGATGCCCAGACAGCCGGCGAGCCGGAGCCGCAGCTCACCTATGTGGCGCTGGGCGACAGCATCACCTCCGGTGTCGGCCTTGCCGATATGAAATACAACATCGCCCAGATCGGCTACGATCTCCGGCCAAACTTCGAGGGCTACTCTTCCCAGTGCTATACCGCCCTTGTGGGCAAGGGCCTTGGGCTGGACCGCCAGCACGCCATCAATCTGGGCCTGCCCAGCCTGATGAGCCCTGACATGCTGGATATGGTGCAGAACAGCGCCATGCCCAAGATGAATCAGGCTTCCGGCTCGTACTACGTCTACCCGGAATATCAGGAATATCTGCGCAAGGCCGATATCATTTCCATCCAGATCGGCTCCAACGACGCGCTGGTGCCCTGCATCGTAGGTCTGGGCGAGGCCACCAACTGGAAGAGTGAGCAGCTGGCCGGGCTGATGGTCAGCGGTGCCCTGCGTGATTTCAACTTCCAGAAGCTGGGGCTCTTCCTCAAAGCGCTGAACCGTATGACCCTTACCTTTGACGAGAGCCGCGCCACCAACCGCCTGCTGTTCCGCGGCATGGATGAGATCTGCGATCAAGCCTATACCAATGTGACCAACAGCCTGCCGCAGATCGTGGCCAGTATCCGCGCACTGAACCCGGATGCCAAAATCGTGCTGCTGGGCTACACCAATCCGGTGCCTCTGCTGCCCGCATGGAACCGCTACTTCAGCAAACTGAACCGCTTTGCCAAAGACCTTGCCGCACAGGAAGGCTTGATCTATGTGGACATTCCCCGCACCCAGACCGCTGCGGACGGCCACCCCACCGTCAAAGGCCACAAGTACATTGCACAGCAGATCCTGAATGCGATCCAGTAA